The genomic interval GTTTAAAAGCATCAGATAAACTGCCAAACATTCCAAAGATTGGAATGCAGATGGGAGTTCAGAGAAAATTCGATCAGATTTCATGGTACGGTAAAGGAGAATTAGAAAATTACAGCGACAGAAGTTTCGGTTCGTTTGTGGGGAAATATTCGCTTCCAATTAATGATTTTATCGAACATTATCCAAAACCGCAAGAAAACGGAAACAGATGTGATGTAAGGTGGATGGCATTAAGCACTCCACAAAAAAACAATGGATTTTTAGTAGTTAACGATACCAAAGTTTTAAGTATGAGCGCATGGCCGTATACACAGGAAAACTTAAGCACATCTGGTCATACATACGATTTGAAAGATCCAGGATTCTTAACACTAAACATCGATTTAATCCAAATGGGAGTAGGAGGAAACGACAGCTGGACGATTGTAGCACAGCCATTAGAACAATATCAGATTAAATCTGGAAATTATGAATACAGTTTTTATTTGACGCCTTTCAGCGGTTCAAAAAATGAATTGGAAAGTAGTTTGAAGAAGTTTAATTGATAATTGATAATTGATAATTGATAATTGATAAGTGATAATTGATAATTTTAAAGTTAAAAACTTAAAGATTAAAGATATAGTTTGTCATTTCGACGTAAGGAGAAATCTTCGCAAGAAATTCCACAAAGATTATCAAACATAGCCCCAGGTTTCAACCTCGGGAAACGTATGGAGAAATCACGTTGCGTCCCAATGGTTAAAACCATTGGCTATGTTTTAATAGCAAAAAATATATTAAACCCGACAGGTTTCAAAAACCCGTCGGGTTTACGAACAGAAAATAATAACAATAATGTCTAACCGTAACCACATTTTTCTTTTCAAAAAAGACTTCCGATTTTGGAATTTCCAACTTTCGATTTTCTTGTTTTTGCTTTTTGCAAACATCGTCTCTGGACAGGAAGTTCATAAAAAAGAATCTTTTCAGCCAACATTAGAATCCTCAAGACCTTGGGTATATTGGTATTGGATGAAATCGGCGTATTCTAAAGTTGGAATTACAGCCGATTTAGAAGCCATGAAACAAGCCGGCATTGCGGGCGCTTATTTAATGACTATTAAAGGTCCAGCCAATCCGCCATTGATAGATCCGCCAGTTTTACAGTTGACGCCTGAATTTTGGGATATGATTCATTGGGCTTTTAAAGAAGCAGATCGTTTAGGTTTGAAACTGGCTTTTCATGGAGCAGATGGATTTGCTGTTGCAGGTGGGCCGTGGATTACGCCAGAGATGTCAATGCAGAAAGTAGTTTGGTCAACGACTGAAATTTTAGGCGGAAAAAAAGTGGTTTCAAAACTGCCAGTTCCAGCCCATTACAAAGACTATTATAAAGACATTGCTACTTTTGCGATTCCGATAAAAGAATACCAAATCACTTCGCAGATGCAACTCCCAAAAGTGACAACATCAAACAATACCGATGCATCTTTTTTGGCTGATCCTAAAAAAGATGAAAACTTCAAATTTGCCGATGCGGGTTGGATTCAATACGAATTTGCACAGCCTTTTACCTGCAAATCTATTGTTATTGAAACCAAAGGAAGAGATTTTCAGGCACAGCGTCTTATTGTAGAAGTGAGTGATGACGGAATCAATTTTAGATTCCACGAAAGAATGATCGCACCACGTCACGGCTGGCAGGACATGGATTTCCCAAATACACATACGATTACGCCTGTTACGGCAAAATATTTCAGATTTGTGTATGATCCAAAAGGGACAGAACCTGGAGCAGAAGATTTGGATTTTGCGAAGTGGAAACAGAATCTGAAAGTGAGTAAAATTACACTTTCGAATCAATCGTTGATTAATAATTACGAAGGAAAATCAGGTGCAATCTGGCGTTTGACTCCGCGGACTACAGAAAAAGAAATACCAAATTCTGATGCATTCAAAAAATCAGAAATTATCAATATATCCAATTTTGTGGATGCTGATGGAAACCTAAACTGGAAAGCACCAAAAGGAAAGTGGAAAATTATCCGAATGGGACATACTTCTACAGGACATGAAAATGCAACTGGCGGAGCAGGAAAAGGGCTGGAAGTTGACAAATTTAATCCAGAATTAATTCGTTTTCAATTAGATCATTGGTTTGGAGAAGCAGTTCGTTCAGCTGGTCCAGAATTGGCTTCAAAAGTTTTAGAAATCCTGCATTTCGACAGCTGGGAATGTGGAAGCCAAAATTGGTCTTCGGTTTTTAAGGCTGAATTTAAAAAGAGACGTGGTTACGATATTGTAGAATATCTTCCCGTTATGGCCGGAATTCCAGTAGAAAGTGCCGATTTTTCAGAGAAAGTTTTATACGATGTTAGAAAAACAATTGCCGATTTAGTTGCCGATAATTTCTACGGAACTGTCGCTCAAATCGCCAAAGAAAACAACATAAAATTAAGTGCCGAAAATGTGGCGCCTGTTGTAACGAGCGATGCCTTACTTCATTATAAGTATGTCGATTACCCAAGTGGAGAATTTTGGCTGAAAAGCCCAACACACGACAAACCTTTTGATATGGTCGATGCCATTTCGGGCGGACATATTTACGGAAAAGATATTATTCAGGCAGAATCTTTTACAGCGCTGAGAATGGATTGGAACGAACATCCTGGGAATCTAAAAACAACTGCAGACCGTAATTATGCTTTAGGAATCAACCGTTTATTCTATCATGTTTTTGTCCATAATCCGTGGACGGACAGAAAACCCGGAATGACTTTAGATGATATCGGAACTTTTTTCCAAAGAGACCAAACGTGGTGGAAACCCGGAAAAGCGTGGTTTGATTATTGTCAAAGAGTGCAGTTTCAGTTGCAAAAAGGAAAACCTGTAATTGATTTGGCGGTTTTTATTGGCGAAGATTTTCCTTCCCGTTCTTTTGTTCCAGATCGTTTGGTGCCGTTTATCCCAAATGTATTTGGTACAGTGAGACTCGAAAGCGAGAAAATCCGTTTAGAAAATGAAGGTCAGCCAACGGCAAAAATGCCCAAAGAAGTGACCTATTCTAAAAATATAACTGATTTATCACAATGGATTAATCCGCTAAATGGGTATCAATATGATTCTTTTAATGCTGATGTTTTAATTAATAGAGCGAAAGTGGTAAACGGAAAAATCTCATTTGAAGGCGGAATTGAATATGGCGCTTTATTCTTCCCAGGAAGTCACAAAATGGCACCAAATAAGATTTTGTCTTTGGCTTCCGCCGAAAAAATCCTGCAATTGCTAAAAGATGGAGCAACTATTTTTGTGGACGAAAAACCGAACCTTCTGCCGGGAATTCAGTCAGAACCCGATCAAAAGAAATGGCAAAATGTAATTGATGAAATCTGGAATAATGCAAATTTAGCAACATGGAAAATCGGAAAAGGAACAGTTGTTAAATTGCCGTATTTAGGAAATGATTTTGCTTCAATCGGAATTACTCAAGATATTTATTTTCCAAATTTAAATCGAGCTGAAGCCGAAACATTGGCTTGGGCGCATCGTAAATCGGATAAGAAAGATATTTATTTCATTTCCAATCAAAAAGTAGAAAAACGTTCTTTTGAAGCTTCTTTCAGAATTTCTGGAAAAGTACCGCAATGGTACAATCCAGTAACAGATCAAACTTCAGCTTTAGCCAATTGGAAAATAGAAAACGGAAGAACAATTGTTTCGTTAACTTTAGAGGCAAACGAATCTGGTTTTGTGATTTTTAAAGAAGAAACAAAAGAAGTTTTAGCCCAAGGAAAAACAGCTGAATTTGAAAAAGTTCAGGTTTTAGATGAGAATTGGGAAATTCAATTCGATCCAGAATTCAAAGGTCCGAAAGATGTCATAAAAACAAACAAGCTTTTTGACTGGAGCACTTCTGAAAATGATCAAATTAAGTATTATTCTGGAACTGTAGTTTATAAAAAAGAGTTTATTTGGAAAGGAAAAGATAGCAATAAAACATGGTTAGATTTAGGTGAAATCGCCAATATTGCCGAAATCAGAATCAACGGAAAAGACTGCGGAACACTTTGGACTTTCCCTTTTAAAACAGATATTTCAAAAGCTTTACAAAAAGGAAAAAATACGATAGAAATAAAAGTTACAAATACTTGGGCAAATAGATTAATCGGCGATCAAAAATTGCCAAAAGAAGAAAGATTAACTTGGACAACAGCACCATTTAGATTAGAAGGAGAACCGTTGTTGAAAGCGGGGTTATTTGGGCCAGTGAGTATTGTAAAAGAAAAATAAAATGTTAGCCACAGATTAAATGATTATTTGGATTGTCACCCCGAACGAAGTCGAAGGGCGTTTCAATTGGAATCGGGCTTCGACTTCGCTCAGCCTGACATAACTAAAATTAATAATCCTTTTTAATCTTCAAATCTGTGGCAATAGAAAATAAATTAAAATGAAAAAATCAATTATTGCATTATTAACGATTTTAGCAAGTTTTCAAATCAATGCCAAAATCAAATTGCCAGCATTGTTCTCTGATAACATGATGCTTCAACAAAAATCTAACGCGCCAATTTGGGGCTGGGCAGAAAAGAACGCTAATATCGTAATCAAAACTTCGTGGGATTCTAAAACCTACAAAGCAAAAGCAGATGCTTCAGGTAAATGGAAAACAGAATTACAGACTTCATCTTTTGGTGGTCCTTATACAATTGAAGTTGCTGAAGGAAACGAAAAAGTTACCATCAAAAATGTTTTGGTAGGTGAAGTTTGGCTTTGTTCGGGACAATCCAATATGGAAATGCCTTTGAAGGGATTTCAAGGACAACCTGTTAAAAACGGAAACGAAATTATCGTAAGATCAACCAATAAAAACATTCGTTTAATTACGATTCCAAGAGCAACCGTTTTAGAACCATTAGAAGATTTCGAAGGAAAATGGGAAGAAGCTTCTCCAAAATCAACATCTAATTTTAGCGCAACGGCTTGGTATTTTGGCTCGCTTTTACAGGAAGTTTTAAATGTTCCTGTGGGATTGATTCATGTATCGTATGGAGGCTCGAGTATGGAAGCTTGGATGAACAAACAAATGCTGAAAGATTTCGCTAGCGCTAAAATTCCGACCACGAAAGAAGAATTGGCAAAAGATCCAAATCGTGTTCCTACAACTTTGTTTAACGGAATGCTTTCGCCTGTAATTGGTTACGGAATCAAAGGCTGTATCTGGTATCAGGGAGAATCGAATTACGAAAGAGCTTCAGAATATACCGCTTTGATGAAGAAAATGGTAAGCAGTTGGAGAACGTTGTGGAATCAGGGAGAATTTCCTTTTTATTTCGCTCAAATCGCACCATTTAATTACGCTTCTTTTCATCCAAAAGATTATTTAGAAAAATATAATTCAGCTTATTTAAGAGAGGCACAATTTAAAGCTTCAAAAGAAATTCCGAATTCGGCAATGGCGGTTTTAATGGATATTGGAGAAGAAAACAACATTCACCCAATGGATAAAGAAAAAGGTGGAAACCGTTTGGCTTTTCAGGCTTTGGCAAGAACTTATGGAATCGAAGGTTTTGAATTCGAAAGTCCAAAATATAAATCGATGGAAATAAAAGATGGTGCTGTGACGGTTTCTTTTGATGATGTTAATAACGGAATTACATCTTATGACAAAGAAGTTTTAGGTTTTGAAATAGCAGGAGCAGACAAAGTTTTTTATCCAGCAAAAACGGTTGTAAGAAGAAAATCAGTGGTTTTGACATCTGATAAAGTAAAAAATCCAGTTGCAGTAAGATATTTATGGAAAGATTTCGCCAAAGCGGAATTGTTTAGCGCAGGTGGTTTGCCAGTTTCTTCATTTAGAACCGATGAGTGGTGATTTTTTTAACCATATAAGTTATATAAGAAAATGTAAGTTTTGTGTTTTGCTTGTCTTTTAGGAAATATAAGTTTAGAAATGAAGGCTTAGCTTAAATTATCTTTTATGACTTATATGGTTCAATAATAGTATTCTATATAAAATATTAATACGTTGAAAAATTTAATACTTCTATTTTTTCTCTTCACTACGCTTTGCCTTAAAGCGCAAATTCCTGCGCTCGATAATTATAATCAAATTTGGACAACGCAAAGCAATAATTCATCAGAATCTATGCCTTTGGGAGGCGGTGATATTGGTATGAATGTCTGGGTAGAGAAAGGCGATTTGTATTTTTATTTTTCAAGAAGCGGAACTTTCGACGAACATAATACTTTATTGAAATTAGGACGTGTGAAGGTGACTTTAACGCCGAATCCTTTTGAGGGAAAAGAAGCGTTTCATCAAGAATTAAAACTGAAAGATGGGTATGTTTTAGTTGGACAAAATGATACTAAAATTAAACTTTGGGTTGATGTTTTTAAACCTATTATTCATGTTGATTTAGAAAGTAAAAATCCGCTGAAAATGACAGCGTCTTATGAAAGTTGGCGTTATAAAAACCGTATTTCAAAAGGAAAAGAAAACAACGCCAATTCTTATAAATGGGCACCTCAGGGAGATCTTGTTAATTTTAAAGATTCAATTGCTTTTGAAAACAACGGTGTCAAATTTTATCATAGAAATAGAGAAAATACTGTTTTTGATGTAGCGGTTAAACAGCAGAAAATGGAATCGGTTAAAGATCAAATGCTGAATCCAATTGCGAATCTGACTTTTGGGGGATTTATGACAGGAAACAATCTGAAGCCAGACGGAACATATTTAGGAAAATATCAATCAACCGATTTTAAAGGCTTTAATTTATCAAGTTTAAAACCTTCAAAAAGGCATTCACTAGAAATTTATTTGAATACGAATCAATCTGATTTTTCGACTTGGAATAATGGATTGAAAAGTTTGGTTTTATCTAATAAAAACAATTTCAAACAAGCAGAAAAAAACACTCAAAAATGGTGGAATAATTTCTGGAATCGCAGTTTTATTTTTACTCAAAAAAATCAATCGAAGGCCAAAGATTCGGTGTATCAAATCGGGCAGAATTATCAGTTGTTCAGATACATGCTGGGATGCAATGCGTATGGAAAATATCCAACCAAATTCAACGGCGGACTTTTTACGGTTGATCCCGTTTACACGAATAAGGATTTAGATTTTACACCAGATTTCAGAAATTGGGGAGGAGGAACTATGACGGCTCAAAACCAGCGATTGGTTTATTTTCCGATGGTAAAAAGCGGTGATTTTGATATGATGAAATCGCAATTGAGTTTTTATCACGATTTGCAAAAAAATGCCGAATTACGTTCTAAAGTATATTGGAAACATAACGGTGCATCATTCACAGAACAATTAGAAAATTTCGGTTTGCCAAATCCAGCTGAATACGAATGGAAACGTCCCGCAGATTACGATCCGGGAATGGAATACAATGCTTGGTTGGAATACGAATGGGACACGGTTTTGGAGTTTTGTCAGATGATGTTGCAACAGAAAGAATATGCTGGAGAAGACATTCAGAAATACAATCAATTCATTATAAGTTGTCTTCGATTTTTTGATGAACATTATCAATATTTAGCCAAACAAAGAGGTAGAAAAGCTTTGGATGGAAACGGAAAATTAGTTTTATATCCAGGTTCAGCTGCTGAAACTTATAAAATGACGAATAACTCAAATAGTACGATTTCGGCTTTACAAATTATTACAGAAGATCTTTTAAACCTTTCTGGAAATCAATTGTCCAAAGAAGACTCAGAATATTTAAAAGCATTTCAAACGAGAATTCCGCCTTTGAATTTTGGGCAGATTGAAAATCATAAAGTTTTACTTCCTGCTAAAACTTGGGAAAGAGTGAATAATTCTGAAGTTCCGCAATTGTATCCTGTTTATCCTTGGGGAATTTATG from Flavobacterium sp. YJ01 carries:
- a CDS encoding glycosyl hydrolase → MSNRNHIFLFKKDFRFWNFQLSIFLFLLFANIVSGQEVHKKESFQPTLESSRPWVYWYWMKSAYSKVGITADLEAMKQAGIAGAYLMTIKGPANPPLIDPPVLQLTPEFWDMIHWAFKEADRLGLKLAFHGADGFAVAGGPWITPEMSMQKVVWSTTEILGGKKVVSKLPVPAHYKDYYKDIATFAIPIKEYQITSQMQLPKVTTSNNTDASFLADPKKDENFKFADAGWIQYEFAQPFTCKSIVIETKGRDFQAQRLIVEVSDDGINFRFHERMIAPRHGWQDMDFPNTHTITPVTAKYFRFVYDPKGTEPGAEDLDFAKWKQNLKVSKITLSNQSLINNYEGKSGAIWRLTPRTTEKEIPNSDAFKKSEIINISNFVDADGNLNWKAPKGKWKIIRMGHTSTGHENATGGAGKGLEVDKFNPELIRFQLDHWFGEAVRSAGPELASKVLEILHFDSWECGSQNWSSVFKAEFKKRRGYDIVEYLPVMAGIPVESADFSEKVLYDVRKTIADLVADNFYGTVAQIAKENNIKLSAENVAPVVTSDALLHYKYVDYPSGEFWLKSPTHDKPFDMVDAISGGHIYGKDIIQAESFTALRMDWNEHPGNLKTTADRNYALGINRLFYHVFVHNPWTDRKPGMTLDDIGTFFQRDQTWWKPGKAWFDYCQRVQFQLQKGKPVIDLAVFIGEDFPSRSFVPDRLVPFIPNVFGTVRLESEKIRLENEGQPTAKMPKEVTYSKNITDLSQWINPLNGYQYDSFNADVLINRAKVVNGKISFEGGIEYGALFFPGSHKMAPNKILSLASAEKILQLLKDGATIFVDEKPNLLPGIQSEPDQKKWQNVIDEIWNNANLATWKIGKGTVVKLPYLGNDFASIGITQDIYFPNLNRAEAETLAWAHRKSDKKDIYFISNQKVEKRSFEASFRISGKVPQWYNPVTDQTSALANWKIENGRTIVSLTLEANESGFVIFKEETKEVLAQGKTAEFEKVQVLDENWEIQFDPEFKGPKDVIKTNKLFDWSTSENDQIKYYSGTVVYKKEFIWKGKDSNKTWLDLGEIANIAEIRINGKDCGTLWTFPFKTDISKALQKGKNTIEIKVTNTWANRLIGDQKLPKEERLTWTTAPFRLEGEPLLKAGLFGPVSIVKEK
- a CDS encoding sialate O-acetylesterase produces the protein MKKSIIALLTILASFQINAKIKLPALFSDNMMLQQKSNAPIWGWAEKNANIVIKTSWDSKTYKAKADASGKWKTELQTSSFGGPYTIEVAEGNEKVTIKNVLVGEVWLCSGQSNMEMPLKGFQGQPVKNGNEIIVRSTNKNIRLITIPRATVLEPLEDFEGKWEEASPKSTSNFSATAWYFGSLLQEVLNVPVGLIHVSYGGSSMEAWMNKQMLKDFASAKIPTTKEELAKDPNRVPTTLFNGMLSPVIGYGIKGCIWYQGESNYERASEYTALMKKMVSSWRTLWNQGEFPFYFAQIAPFNYASFHPKDYLEKYNSAYLREAQFKASKEIPNSAMAVLMDIGEENNIHPMDKEKGGNRLAFQALARTYGIEGFEFESPKYKSMEIKDGAVTVSFDDVNNGITSYDKEVLGFEIAGADKVFYPAKTVVRRKSVVLTSDKVKNPVAVRYLWKDFAKAELFSAGGLPVSSFRTDEW
- a CDS encoding DUF5703 domain-containing protein, yielding MKNLILLFFLFTTLCLKAQIPALDNYNQIWTTQSNNSSESMPLGGGDIGMNVWVEKGDLYFYFSRSGTFDEHNTLLKLGRVKVTLTPNPFEGKEAFHQELKLKDGYVLVGQNDTKIKLWVDVFKPIIHVDLESKNPLKMTASYESWRYKNRISKGKENNANSYKWAPQGDLVNFKDSIAFENNGVKFYHRNRENTVFDVAVKQQKMESVKDQMLNPIANLTFGGFMTGNNLKPDGTYLGKYQSTDFKGFNLSSLKPSKRHSLEIYLNTNQSDFSTWNNGLKSLVLSNKNNFKQAEKNTQKWWNNFWNRSFIFTQKNQSKAKDSVYQIGQNYQLFRYMLGCNAYGKYPTKFNGGLFTVDPVYTNKDLDFTPDFRNWGGGTMTAQNQRLVYFPMVKSGDFDMMKSQLSFYHDLQKNAELRSKVYWKHNGASFTEQLENFGLPNPAEYEWKRPADYDPGMEYNAWLEYEWDTVLEFCQMMLQQKEYAGEDIQKYNQFIISCLRFFDEHYQYLAKQRGRKALDGNGKLVLYPGSAAETYKMTNNSNSTISALQIITEDLLNLSGNQLSKEDSEYLKAFQTRIPPLNFGQIENHKVLLPAKTWERVNNSEVPQLYPVYPWGIYGIGKPDLETALNTWKYDSDAIKFRSHIGWKQDNIFSARLGLTEEAAKYNTMKMANSERRFPAFWGPGFDWVPDHNWGGSGMIGMQEMLLQETGRKIYLFPAWPKEWNVHFKLHAKQNTTIEAELLNGELKVLKVIPEERKKDIINLLGKSEAEKTKLN